In Tolypothrix sp. PCC 7712, a single window of DNA contains:
- a CDS encoding AAA family ATPase — protein sequence MTGNIGDKQLSRIVLRGFKSIAQCDLELDKLNVLIGANGAGKSNFIDFFRMVGQLLEQNLQVFVSRQGGPDALLHFGRKTTEQLKFQLYFGNNGYFATLEPTQDNRLMFASESFWWNMSGEREIGKGHFETLALSGTGTKIDSYVVPIMQQWRVYHFHDTSDSAYVKQPHGINDNIYLRPDARNLAAFLYLLRDSYPANYQKIVKTIRLVAPFFGDFYLRPSPQNKEVIELEWYERGQDIPFKAHLLSDGTLRFMCLATVFLQPEELQPETILVDEPELGLHPYAITILASLIKTVPKQVIVSTQSVELLNEFDAADVIVVDRLGGQSSLRRLARQDLSEWLEDYSLGELWKKNVLGGRPSR from the coding sequence ATGACTGGGAATATTGGTGATAAACAACTATCAAGAATAGTTTTAAGAGGTTTCAAGTCTATCGCCCAATGTGACCTTGAACTTGACAAACTTAATGTTTTGATTGGTGCTAATGGAGCGGGAAAATCCAATTTTATCGACTTCTTCCGCATGGTGGGGCAGTTGCTTGAGCAGAACCTGCAAGTTTTTGTCAGTCGCCAGGGTGGCCCTGATGCGCTATTGCATTTTGGGCGCAAAACAACGGAACAACTAAAGTTTCAGTTATACTTCGGCAATAATGGATACTTTGCTACCCTTGAACCAACCCAGGATAACCGCCTGATGTTCGCTTCTGAGTCCTTCTGGTGGAACATGAGTGGTGAACGTGAAATAGGTAAGGGTCATTTTGAGACGTTAGCTTTAAGCGGTACGGGGACAAAAATTGATAGCTATGTCGTGCCTATTATGCAACAGTGGCGCGTGTATCATTTCCATGACACTAGCGATAGTGCTTATGTAAAACAGCCGCATGGTATTAATGACAATATTTATCTGCGTCCTGATGCGCGAAATCTTGCAGCCTTTCTATATTTATTGCGTGACAGCTACCCAGCAAACTATCAGAAAATCGTCAAAACTATCCGGCTTGTTGCTCCGTTCTTTGGGGACTTTTACCTGCGTCCTTCCCCACAAAATAAAGAAGTTATTGAACTGGAATGGTACGAGCGGGGTCAGGATATTCCCTTTAAGGCACATCTACTTTCGGATGGCACGCTGCGTTTTATGTGTCTGGCAACGGTTTTTTTGCAACCGGAAGAGCTTCAGCCGGAGACAATTTTGGTGGATGAGCCGGAACTGGGGCTTCATCCTTATGCCATAACTATTTTGGCATCCTTGATCAAGACTGTTCCTAAACAGGTTATTGTTTCAACCCAGTCTGTGGAACTGCTCAATGAATTTGATGCTGCGGATGTAATTGTTGTTGATCGATTGGGAGGACAATCATCGCTTCGCAGATTGGCTCGGCAGGATTTGTCAGAATGGCTTGAAGATTATAGTTTGGGTGAGTTGTGGAAGAAGAACGTCTTGGGCGGGAGACCTTCACGATGA
- a CDS encoding vWA domain-containing protein: MTNIERIIERIEEYITIHPNQTIWEYIQEHPEETQYLLGRSYEELQGLISEIILRDQDDLTNKNRIVMLVQRDKKLNELKYAVEAEILLSLFVGANFSLEFRTLGLLFKVSESTARSIYEYWEPALNEEILLQFVPGLDFYITEDCCNIQTYSLGSGSGQIKNSLSGSGQIKNSLIGSSSGFDCDFDIHVPACSPQYELSADSYSGKYYQDDAGYDFQFNPKTQSLPHDGLFIRRNNQFGTRLNVGIKDLIDQGELIDQRNIRFDDFINSERVPSPEAGQSLAVSYGIAPIQLSQKRDERATHYLEIALKTSDLAPSDHPKNKAPSANYIFVIDTSGSMFGDKLNDVKSSIKELFQRMKDDDVIGIITFDTQPKTLLKATRISKINFDNFSQIISGMIADGGTDINVALSFGIDEINRYGNNNTLNHIYLFSDGNPMSGETNWIKIRQNIDSKIRGNNSKTRGNIRLSTFAFGSDANTKELDALAGLTGGKSTFVRDIDDIKNSLQEELHRREHLAALNVQIKVDIGRDIEILYLYGHDLITEPAKRAAVIEDAQEAKKNAEEEFGVTSEADLITEEEGIKIFVPDLAVGETYWLVFELGIPEEKSQMPVGKATVQYVDTFARKSQKPEFALAFAGNLAPDLVVEHSLALWTSEVAFYVLDDLYEKDVKTAQKRIEKHASLLRVASSDLGSDYIADDAVTLCKFASLFENLGRVQLMSDVTPSQPYQNVLYFGLSEFGRVRGGFRRADYYSV, from the coding sequence ATGACAAATATTGAACGCATTATTGAACGCATTGAAGAATATATTACGATCCACCCCAATCAAACTATTTGGGAATATATTCAAGAACATCCTGAGGAAACACAGTATTTGCTAGGCAGAAGCTATGAAGAATTGCAGGGATTGATATCAGAAATAATATTACGCGATCAAGATGACTTAACAAATAAAAATAGAATAGTAATGCTCGTTCAACGAGACAAAAAATTAAATGAATTAAAATATGCTGTAGAAGCAGAAATATTGTTATCTCTTTTTGTTGGAGCAAATTTTAGTTTAGAATTTAGAACTCTTGGTTTATTATTTAAAGTTTCTGAATCTACAGCCAGAAGTATTTATGAATACTGGGAACCTGCACTAAATGAAGAAATATTATTACAATTTGTTCCGGGTTTAGATTTTTACATAACAGAAGATTGTTGTAATATTCAAACATATTCACTTGGTAGTGGAAGTGGTCAAATAAAAAATTCATTAAGTGGAAGTGGTCAAATAAAAAATTCATTAATAGGATCTTCTTCTGGCTTTGACTGTGACTTTGACATCCACGTACCAGCATGTTCACCACAATATGAATTATCAGCAGATTCTTACTCAGGAAAATATTATCAGGATGATGCTGGTTATGATTTTCAATTTAATCCAAAAACCCAATCTTTGCCCCATGATGGCTTATTTATAAGAAGAAATAATCAATTTGGAACTAGACTAAATGTTGGGATAAAAGACTTAATAGACCAAGGAGAATTGATTGACCAAAGGAATATTCGCTTCGATGATTTTATCAATAGTGAGCGAGTCCCCTCCCCTGAAGCTGGACAATCTCTAGCAGTTAGCTATGGAATTGCTCCAATTCAGCTGAGCCAAAAGCGTGATGAACGAGCTACACATTATTTAGAAATTGCTTTGAAAACCTCAGATCTTGCTCCATCAGATCATCCTAAAAACAAAGCACCATCGGCTAATTATATTTTTGTTATAGATACGAGTGGCTCGATGTTCGGGGACAAATTGAATGATGTTAAGTCTTCAATCAAAGAATTATTTCAAAGGATGAAAGATGATGATGTGATTGGAATTATTACTTTTGATACACAGCCTAAAACTTTATTAAAAGCAACCCGTATTAGTAAAATTAATTTTGATAATTTTAGTCAAATTATCAGTGGTATGATCGCAGATGGCGGAACAGATATTAACGTAGCATTATCGTTTGGTATAGACGAGATAAATCGTTACGGAAATAATAATACTTTGAATCATATATATTTATTTTCAGATGGAAATCCAATGTCGGGAGAAACCAACTGGATTAAAATTAGACAAAATATAGATTCTAAAATACGCGGAAATAATTCTAAAACACGCGGAAATATCCGCTTATCAACATTTGCATTTGGGTCAGATGCTAATACTAAGGAACTTGATGCCCTAGCAGGCTTAACGGGTGGTAAATCTACTTTTGTAAGGGATATCGATGATATTAAAAACAGCCTTCAAGAGGAATTGCACAGAAGAGAGCATTTAGCAGCTCTTAATGTTCAAATTAAAGTAGATATTGGACGAGATATTGAGATTCTTTACTTGTATGGTCATGATTTAATTACAGAACCTGCAAAAAGGGCTGCTGTAATAGAAGATGCTCAGGAAGCAAAAAAGAATGCAGAAGAAGAGTTTGGGGTTACATCAGAAGCTGATTTAATAACGGAAGAAGAAGGAATCAAAATTTTTGTTCCAGATTTAGCTGTTGGTGAAACATACTGGTTAGTTTTTGAGCTTGGTATACCTGAAGAAAAAAGCCAAATGCCTGTTGGCAAAGCAACAGTGCAATATGTAGATACGTTTGCTCGTAAGAGTCAGAAGCCAGAATTTGCATTAGCGTTTGCAGGCAATTTAGCACCAGATTTAGTTGTTGAACATTCCCTGGCATTATGGACAAGTGAAGTAGCTTTTTATGTACTTGATGACCTTTATGAAAAAGATGTCAAGACGGCCCAAAAACGTATTGAAAAACACGCTTCTTTACTGAGAGTAGCTAGTTCTGACTTAGGATCGGATTATATTGCTGATGATGCTGTTACACTGTGTAAATTTGCGTCACTTTTTGAAAATCTTGGCAGAGTACAGTTAATGTCAGATGTCACTCCTTCCCAACCGTACCAGAATGTCTTGTATTTTGGGCTTAGTGAATTTGGCAGAGTAAGAGGCGGTTTCCGACGTGCGGATTATTACTCTGTATAG
- a CDS encoding XRE family transcriptional regulator, producing the protein MTKGKILQSIWDNLPDDRKERIQARAEELEMEYLTLQELRKAAGLTQAEISRNLEMPQSNVSRLERESDMLLSTLQNYIAAMGGSLIITVELPNKPPVRLNMLSDLVDS; encoded by the coding sequence ATGACCAAAGGGAAAATCTTACAAAGTATATGGGATAATTTGCCGGACGACCGCAAGGAGCGCATACAGGCGCGGGCGGAAGAATTAGAAATGGAATATCTCACCTTGCAGGAGCTACGAAAAGCCGCAGGATTGACACAGGCGGAAATTTCCAGAAACTTGGAAATGCCACAGTCGAACGTTTCACGTCTAGAAAGAGAATCGGATATGTTACTTTCAACTCTCCAAAACTACATTGCTGCGATGGGCGGCAGTCTCATTATTACCGTTGAGCTTCCAAATAAGCCACCTGTTCGCCTCAACATGCTAAGTGACCTTGTAGACAGTTAG
- a CDS encoding ParM/StbA family protein, with protein sequence MILMQPKKAANGQTSSMISTGVDTGAGLLKLALGTGTAQQRVRTPAKIVEVREELHDELTSPEGGHFFYHDGSRQDLKGRQYLTGSLAAWKAPTSHIKLSDNPALKAEYVLHMILGALASLPPQENWNLHLVLSSHNTQVFRELVTTKTSGTHTVSFGGRDKPKTQVVLTVSLVVPEGAGSYAFCAAYKPDPLIDISGHVIALDFGTSTVIPTVFAPSGKIIHRNVLAVGGCVDLLEQIAADVELVKDLGTGKAGNTELIRQAIENHSLKYGTRNFSFQHLYTRHLKTWLDDRIRLALAEVEEWRDAAQSLVAWGGGAALPFAQEKFQKAGITPIPEACWANALGLQRIAEGRYQRGK encoded by the coding sequence ATGATATTGATGCAGCCAAAGAAAGCTGCAAACGGACAAACCAGCTCAATGATCTCCACCGGGGTAGATACAGGTGCTGGCTTACTAAAACTCGCCCTCGGCACTGGCACAGCACAACAGCGTGTCCGCACCCCTGCCAAAATCGTCGAAGTCCGCGAGGAACTCCACGACGAACTGACCTCACCCGAAGGCGGACATTTTTTCTATCACGACGGTAGCCGCCAAGATTTGAAAGGCAGACAGTATTTAACAGGAAGCCTTGCCGCCTGGAAAGCCCCCACCTCCCATATCAAACTCAGCGATAACCCAGCGCTCAAAGCCGAATACGTCCTGCACATGATATTGGGTGCTTTAGCAAGCTTACCCCCCCAAGAAAACTGGAATCTGCACTTAGTTCTCAGCAGCCACAACACGCAAGTGTTCCGGGAACTGGTCACCACCAAAACCAGTGGCACCCATACCGTAAGTTTTGGCGGTCGAGACAAACCAAAAACCCAGGTTGTTCTCACAGTCTCCCTTGTAGTGCCTGAAGGAGCTGGCAGCTATGCCTTTTGTGCCGCCTACAAACCAGACCCCCTGATTGACATCTCCGGTCATGTCATCGCCTTGGACTTTGGCACATCCACCGTTATTCCTACAGTGTTTGCTCCCAGTGGCAAGATTATTCACCGCAATGTGCTGGCAGTGGGGGGATGTGTTGATTTGCTAGAGCAGATCGCCGCCGATGTCGAACTGGTGAAAGACCTCGGTACAGGTAAAGCGGGTAACACCGAACTAATCCGCCAAGCGATTGAAAACCACAGTTTGAAGTACGGCACCCGAAACTTCAGTTTTCAGCATCTCTACACCCGTCATCTCAAAACCTGGCTTGATGACCGCATCCGCTTGGCTTTAGCAGAAGTAGAGGAATGGCGGGATGCAGCTCAAAGCCTCGTCGCCTGGGGTGGTGGCGCAGCCTTGCCTTTCGCCCAAGAAAAATTCCAGAAAGCAGGCATTACCCCCATCCCAGAAGCTTGCTGGGCAAATGCTTTGGGCTTACAGCGAATTGCCGAAGGTCGTTACCAGCGAGGTAAATAA
- a CDS encoding DUF1778 domain-containing protein gives MQPQTGSSNHQNRDVTINIRAHQGQRDLIDRAAEALGKNRSDFMLETACREAEAVLLDRRLFMLDDEKFQQFVELLDQPPATNANLRKLLTKKAPWEQGVGE, from the coding sequence ATGCAGCCCCAAACAGGATCGTCCAACCATCAAAACCGTGATGTCACTATCAACATCAGGGCACACCAGGGACAACGGGATTTAATTGACCGAGCAGCAGAAGCCCTGGGCAAGAACCGTTCCGATTTCATGCTGGAGACCGCCTGTCGAGAAGCAGAAGCAGTTTTGCTAGATCGGCGGCTGTTTATGCTGGATGATGAAAAGTTTCAGCAATTTGTCGAATTACTGGATCAGCCACCTGCCACCAATGCCAACCTCCGGAAGTTGCTCACCAAGAAAGCACCTTGGGAACAGGGCGTGGGGGAGTAG
- a CDS encoding type II toxin-antitoxin system RelE/ParE family toxin has protein sequence MCWNVELHPLFAQEFLEFSEAVQDALLAEIALLEKYGPLLGRPHVDTLNGSKHANMKELRFTADNGVWRAAFAFDPQRQAIVLVAGDKSGTSEKRFYKQLIKKADKRFDNHLNQLQEEEQ, from the coding sequence ATGTGCTGGAATGTTGAATTGCATCCTTTATTTGCACAGGAGTTCTTGGAGTTCTCTGAAGCGGTGCAGGATGCTTTGTTAGCCGAAATCGCCTTGCTGGAAAAGTACGGCCCGCTGCTGGGCAGACCGCATGTGGACACACTTAACGGTTCTAAACACGCAAATATGAAAGAGCTGCGATTTACAGCAGATAACGGTGTGTGGCGAGCGGCCTTTGCCTTCGATCCGCAGCGTCAAGCCATTGTGCTGGTCGCTGGCGATAAATCTGGGACGAGTGAAAAACGATTTTATAAGCAACTGATCAAAAAGGCCGATAAACGCTTTGACAATCATTTGAACCAGTTACAGGAGGAAGAGCAATGA
- a CDS encoding GNAT family N-acetyltransferase yields MTGSQEQQIQAPEPLNAEHQLENFDSGNAELDEWLKKRALKNEASGASRTYVVTVGQKAIAYYCLANGSVINTTAPGKVRRNMPDPIPVMVIGRLAVDINWQGQGLGYALVRDAVLRTLQAAKIAGIRAILVHAISVEAKQFYEKCGFIPSPVAPMTLMVTIADALQAFGVG; encoded by the coding sequence GTGACAGGCTCTCAAGAACAACAAATTCAGGCTCCAGAACCTCTCAATGCCGAGCATCAATTAGAAAACTTTGATTCCGGTAATGCCGAACTGGATGAGTGGTTAAAAAAACGTGCTTTGAAAAACGAAGCTAGCGGAGCTTCCAGAACTTACGTGGTAACGGTGGGTCAGAAAGCGATCGCCTATTATTGTTTAGCAAATGGCAGTGTCATCAATACCACCGCTCCTGGTAAAGTCCGGCGCAATATGCCAGACCCGATTCCCGTGATGGTCATTGGTCGGCTGGCGGTAGATATTAATTGGCAAGGGCAAGGTCTTGGGTATGCTCTAGTGCGTGATGCAGTGCTTCGTACCCTCCAGGCAGCAAAGATTGCCGGAATCAGGGCGATTCTTGTTCATGCCATTTCTGTTGAAGCGAAGCAGTTCTATGAGAAATGCGGTTTTATCCCCTCACCTGTTGCGCCGATGACCCTCATGGTAACGATCGCAGATGCGCTACAAGCGTTTGGAGTTGGGTAG